The genomic DNA GTCCGCGAACTGTTTGACGAAGGCCTGCTGGAACGCCGATTCGGTCTGGGTCTTGGTCTCATGGTCGGAGTTGGCCGAGATCGCATCGATGGCCTGGGCGACGCGCGAGGCGTGGTCCGGATTGTCCAGGGTGATGGTGTACCAGCTCACCTGGCTCTTGATGTAGTCGTTGGACTCATCGAAATATTTCCAGTTCATCACCAGCTGCTGCTCTTCATTGCCGGCCACGGTGCGGTCTTTGGAGCGGAACGTGCCGACCAGCTCCAGCGGCCAGTCATTACTGCCACCGCGCGGGAAGATGGTGGCCTGCAAGGGAATGGTGTCGCCGACCTTCCAGCCGAACTTCTTCGCCAGGGATTCGCCGACGATGGCGCCGGTCCGTGTGTCCTGCCAGCGCTTCAGCTGGTCGGGGGCGACCTCCAGCTCGCGGTAGATGTCGAAGTAGTTCGGTGCCACCGAGAAGTTGGGGAAAAAATCCTTGGGATCGCGGTAGATGCCCCCGAACCACATGCCGTAGGTGACGTCGCGTACGCCGGCGACCTGCCGGATCTGTGCGTCCAGGCGGATCGGCAGCGACTGGGTGATGGACAGCCGCGAGGCAGTGATCAGCCGATTGGCGCCTTCCACGCTACCGCCCGCAGTGAACGCCACGCGGACCGAATCCAGCATGCCGAACAGCAGGAAGGCCGCTACCACCGACAGCAGGGTCAGCAGGGTGCGGGTGCGGCTGCGGAACAGCTGCGCCCAGACCAGTGAGAAGTATTTCATCAGCGTGCCCTCGGTCAGTGCGCCAGCGGTGCGGCGGCAAGTTCGCCCTTGTCCAGGTGCACGGTATGGGTCGCGTACTCGGCGGCCTTCGGATCGTGGGTGACCATGATGATCGTCTTGCCGTGCTCGCGGTTGAGCTGCTGCAGCAACTGCAGGATCTCTTCGGCGGACTGGCGGTCAAGGTCGCCCGTAGGCTCGTCGCAGATAAGGAACGTGGGGTCGGACACGATCGCGCGCGCGATGGCCACGCGCTGCTGCTGACCACCGGACAGTTCGTTGGGGCGGTGGCTGCGGCGGTCCGCCAGGCCGACCAAGGTCAGGGCGATTTCCGCGTTGCGCTTGCGCTGGGCCGCGTTGAGGTGGGTCAACAACAAGGGCAGCTCGACGTTCTTCTGCGCGGTCAGCATCGGCATCAGGTTGTAGAACTGGAAAACGAAGCCAACGTGGTGGCTGCGCCAGGTGGACAGCTGGCCGCCGCTCATCTGGTCGATGCGCTCGTCTTCGATGGTGATCTCGCCGTCGCTGGGCGAATCCAGTCCCCCGATCAGGTTCAGCAGGGTGGTCTTGCCCGAACCGGAAGGCCCCATCAGCGCGACGAAGTCGCCCTTCTCGATGTCCAGGTCGATCCCGTGCAGGACCTTCACCTGCTCTGGTCCGCGCTGGTAGGTCTTGATGATGTTGCGCAATGAAACCAGGGTCGACATGCCGATTCTCCAGATGCGGTTGTAACGGCCGCTGGCCGTCAGACAGAAAACCTACGGTTGTTCCTTTACCTTGCTGCCGTCGTGCAACGCGTCCGTCGGATCGATCACCACCGCCTCGCCAGCGCGTACGCCCTGCAGGATCTGTCGGTCTGCGTTCAGTGCCAGCCCCGGGGTCACCGTGCGCTGCTGCACGCGGTCATCGGCCAGCACGAACACCACGCTGCCTCCGTCGCGCTGCACGACCGCCGTGGCCGGGATGCGCACGCCCTTCGGCCTGTCCTGGGTGTCCGCCTTCGGCTGCTCCAGGAAGCTCACCCGCACGCCCATCTCCGGCACGATGCGTGGGTCGCGGGTCTTGATCGATACACGTACCTTGACCGTCGCCTTGCCACGGTCCGCCGTGGGAACGATGGCAATCACCTCCGCCGGGATCTTCCAGTCCGGGTAGGCATTGAGCGTGGCCTCGACCGGCATCTTCGGCTGCACGCGACCGATGAAGGCCTCGCCGACCTCGACTTCGATCTCCAATGAATCCATGTCCACGATGGTGCCGATACCGGTACGGGTGAAGCCACCGCCTGCCGACAACGGCGATACGATCTCACCCGGCTGCGCCGCCTTGGCGGTGACCACCCCGGAGAACGGTGCGCGCACGATGTTGTTGTCCACGCCGAGGTCGGCGATGGCCAGCTGGTTGCCCGCCACCTGCACGTTGCGCTGTGCGGTATCCAGCTGCGCACGCAGGCTGTCGCGCTGGGCGATGGACTGGTCGAACTGCGAACGCGACACCAGCTGCTGCCCGACCAGGGATTGCAGGCGGCCCGCTTCAGCATCCGCCTGTTTCAGCTGCGCCTGCAATCCGGCCACCTGGCTGCGGGCTGCCTGCACCTGCGAGGCAGACAGGTCGCGCTGGGCGCCCGCATCGATCGGGTCCAGCGTCGCCATGATCTGGCCTTCCTCGACGCGCATGCCTTCTTCGATCATCACCTCGCGGACTTTGCCGGTGATCTTGGCCGATACCGTGGCCATGCGCCGTGCGACCACGTAGCCACTGGCATCAAGCACCGATGAGGCAGCGCCCGCCCCGTCCAAGGCCACTGCGGGTGCCGTCTGTACCTCAACGGCCTGCGGGCGCAGCATCCACACCGCCGCGGCGATACCGAGCAGCACCACCACGGCAATCACGATCCACAGCCAGCGGCGGCCACCCGGCGTGGGCGGCGGCGGCGTCTTGCGATCGATGCGAAGTTCTTTCAGGAGTTCACTGGAGGCGTTCATAGGGACCATGACGATGGATCGAGCGGAGTGTGACCCCCCGGTCCCCGAGGGGCAAACGGGAGCTCCGGTGCCTGCACAGAATGCGCGCTCCTGCGTTGCCGGTGCAGTGACAGCTGTCACCTGATATGGCTGACGGCGGGCACTGCGTGCCACAGGCGGAAACCGCGAAGCTGCCAGCGTGATCCACGATCCATGCAGACCACCGCCCGCCCGCCAGGATGCCCCGCATGCACACGCCCTCCGTTACACCGCTCGCTTCACTGGACACCGTAAAGGTGACCTACCGCGCTGCCCCGGCGCTGCGTGGCATCAGCCTGCAGGTGCACGGCGGCGAGGTGCTTGCGCTGCTGGGTCGCAACGGGGCGGGAAAAAGCACCGCCATTGCCGTGCTGCTCGGCTTGCGCCATGCCGACGCCGGCACCGCGGTGCTGATGGGCGGGGACCCACAGTCGCGGCGCCAGCGCGCGCAGGTGGGGGTGATGCTGCAGAGCACGGCGCTGCCGGAGAAACTGCAGGTCGGCGAACTGGTCGATCAGTTCCGTGCCAGCTATCCGGATCCCCTGCCGCTGCAGGAGGCGCTGGCAACGGCCGGTATCGAATCCCTGCAGCATCGCCGCTACGGCCAGCTGTCCGGCGGTCAACAGCGGCGCGTGCAGTTCGCCATCGCGGTCTGCGGCCGGCCGCACCTGCTGTTCCTGGACGAGCCGACGACCGGGCTGGACGTCGATTCCCGACAGGTGATGTGGAAAGCGATCCGCAGCCTGGTCAGTGACGGCTGTGGCGTCGTCTTGACCACCCACTATCTGGAGGAAGCCGAAGCCCTGGCGGATCGGGTGATCGTGCTGGAGCAGGGACGGGTCCTTGCCGATGGGCCGATCGCCTCGTTTCGTCCACAGTTGGCACCGCGCCGCATCCGTTGCCGCAGCGCCCTGCAGGTAGACGTCGTGCGGCACTGGCCTGGCGTGCGCGAGGTGCAGCGCGACGGTGCGTACCTGCAGCTGCTGGCCGAACCGGCCGAAGCGGTGGTCGCGCGTCTGCTGGCCGACGACCCGCAGTTGCAGGAACTGGAGGTACGTGGCGGCGGGCTTGCCGAAGCCTTCGTCGAAATGACCCAGGAGGCCGAATGAACGCCACGTCCCGGACGTCCACCGCTGCGGCGCGTCGTCCTGCCACGCGCGCGTTGGCGCCCTATGTCGCCGAGCTCAAGGCAGAGCTGCGCCGTACGTGGCGCACGCCGGCCTTCGTGTTGCCGTGCCTGCTGTTCCCGGTGCTGTTCTATCTGATGTTCGGGGTGTTGCTGGGCCGCGGCCACGCGGCGCGTTACCTGCTGGCGACCTACTGTGTGTTCGGTGCGATGGGACCGGCGCTGTTCGGTTTCGGCGTGCAGTTTGCTCTTGATCGCGCCGGTGGCCTGTTGACCCTGAAACGCGCCTTGCCGGTGCCGCCGTTGGCGCCGCTGCTGGCGCGCCTGCTGATGGCGGTGATCTTCGCGCTGATGGTTGCGGTATTGCTGATTCTTGCCGCGCGCCTGCTGGGAGGGGTGCAGCTGGCCCCAGGGCAGGTCTGCGGACTGCTGGGCGTGGCGGCGCTGGTTGCCTTGCCACTGGGTGCGATCGGCCTGTTGATCGGGACCTGGGTCGGTGCCGATGCCGCCCCTGCCGTGGTCAACCTGGTCTACCTGCCGATGGCCCTGCTGTCAGGTCTGTGGGTGCCGTTGTCCGCGCTGCCCACGGTGTTCAGCACCTTTGCGCCGTTATGGCCGACGTGGCATGCGGCGCAGCTTGCGTTACCGGTGATGGGCGAGCCGACCAGCGGCAGCGCGACCGTGCACGTACTGGTGCTGGTCGCGGTGACGGTGTGCTGTGCACTGCTTGCCTCTCGCCGCCTGCGCCGCATCGGCTGACATGGCATGATCGGCCGCGACCGTCCCCTGCTGGAATCCCCTGTGCCATTGAAGTGGCTTGCCCCCCTCGTGCGCCCTGCGCCGGATTCCGCTGCAGCCGATCATCGGCGGCGGGGACAGTCCGCCTGGAGTGATTACATCCACCTGTTATGGACGTCGTGGGTGTTCCTGACGCCGCTGTTCGGTGGCGGCTACACCGCGCGCTGGGGGGTGCTGACGCTGATCAGCTACCCGACGTTCCTTTTCCTCTATGCGCGCACGATGCTGTCGCCGCGCCACCACGCGCCCCGCTACGCCTTGGCGATGGTGGCGTTGAGCCTGGTGCTGGTGCCGTGGTATCCCTCGGGCATCAGCTACTTCGTGTTCGGTTGCGTGATGCTGCGCGTCTGCCGCAGCGGCAGTACCTGGCGCTATGTTCTGCAGTTGCTGCTGCTCAATGCCGTGTATGTCAGCACGGCGTATCTCTCGGGGTGGGCATGGCAGAACCTGGTCTGGATTCCCTTCATGTCGGTGGTGATCGGGCTCATCTCCAACACCGAGTCGCTCAACAGGGACCGCGACGCCCAACTGCAGCTTTCGCAGGACGAAGTACGGCGCCTTGCCGCCACCGCCGAACGTGAGCGCATCGGGCGCGACCTGCACGATCTGCTCGGCCACACCCTGTCGCTGATCACATTGAAGCTGGAGCTGTCGCGCAAGCTGTACGATCGTGGCGACGCACGTGCCAGGCTGGAGATGGGCGAAGCGGAAGATATTGCGCGGCAGGCGCTTGCAGAGGTGCGCAGCGCCGTCACCGGATTCCGCTCCAGCGACCTTGCCGGTGAACTGGCGTCGGCACGTCTGCTGCTGGAATGCCAGCAGGTGCACCTGGCGTACCAGCCACCGCCGCCCATGCCGCTGGAAACCGAGCGGGCGCTGGCCCTGGTGTTGCGCGAAGCGGTCACCAACATCGCCCGCCACGCGCGTGCCGGCACGGCGCAGGTCGACTTCGAGCGTGTGGGCAACACCTTGCGTATGCAGGTCTGTGACAATGGCCGCGGTGGAGTGACGCGCGAAGGCAATGGTCTCGCCGGAATGCGTGAACGCATCGTGGCACTGCAGGGCACGCTGCAGATCAGTACAACGCCGCAGGGCGGCACCTGCATCGCGGCCAGCGTGCCGATGCCGGTAACGCCCAAGGGAACGCACAGTGTGCCCGCCCCCTTTCATCCCACGTCATCCAGGGAAGCATCATGATCCGGATCGTATTGGCCGAAGACCAGGCCATGGTGCGCGGTGCCTTGTCGGCGCTGCTCGGCCTTGAGCCGGATATCGAGGTGCTGGGCAGTGCAGCGGACGGCGAAGCCGCATGGCGCATGCTGCAGCAGGTGCAGCCGGACATCCTGGTCACCGACATCGAAATGCCCGGACTGACCGGACTGGAGCTTGCCCAGCGCATCGCACGGCAACAGCTGCCGATCAAGGTAGTGATCGTCACCACCTTCGCGCGTACGGGTTTCCTGCGCCGTGCGTTGGATGCCGGCGTGCTCGGCTACCTGCTGAAGGACGCACCGGCTGACCATCTCGCCGATGCGCTGCGGCGCGTACAGCAGGGCGCCCGCGCGATCGACCCGCAGCTGGCCTTGGACGCCTGGTCGCAGGCCGACCCATTGACCGACCGCGAGCGCCGCGTGCTGCGCCTGGCCGGCGAGGGCAAGACCGCCGGCGAAATCGCCACCGACCTCGGCCTTTCACACGGCACCGTACGCAACTACCTGTCCGAGTGCATCGGCAAGCTGGGCGTCGCCAACCGTATCGAAGCCTACCGCCTCGCCCGCCAGAAAGGCTGGCTCTGAAAAAGGGGACGGAGGGGATTAAGTCGCATCTGGCCCAACAGTGCCAGATGCGACTTAATCCCCTCCGTCCCCTTTTTTACTTCCTGGGGCCGCGGGCCATGGACGGGAACACGCCATCGCGGCGGACCCAGGCGTGGTACAGCGCGGCGCCGATGTGCAGCAGCACCGTGGCGAACAATACGTAGGCGAGCAGACTGTGTGCGCTGCGTAGTGCGGTGTATACCGCCGGGGAGTGCGGCGCGATCGCGGGCAGGTTCATCCCGCTCCACAGCACGATGGGATAGGCACCGGCAGACAGCATCGACCAGCCGATCAAGGGCATCGCCAGCATCAGCGTGTACAGCAGCCAGTGCGAGGTCTTGGCGGCCAGGGCCTGCCACCATGGCAGGTCGGCCGGTAGCGGCGGTGGACGGTGACGCAGGCGGTTGTACAGGCGCAGCAGCACCAGCAGGCCGATCGCGATGCCCAGTGGACGATGGATATCGACCAGCATTGGACGCAGGTGCAGCGAGGCCACCATGGTCACGCCGATGAACAGCATCGCGAGGATCATCAGCGCCATCGTCCAGTGCAGCACCCGTGCCAGCAGATTGAAATGGCCGGTGCTCTTGTCAGGCGTGTTCATCGTGCGACCCCTGCATCATTGCCGGCCTGGCCCCGCGCACTTTCGCGCTCGCGGCGGTTGAACGAATGGGAATACACCGCGGAGCGTGTCGCCAGAATGGCGTCATCGCTGCCCTCGATACCTGCAGGCAGGATCAACGGATCGAAGTTGAGGTCGTTGCAGGCGCCGCCGGCCTGCGGCTGCAGGTGGTCCAGGGTCAGTACGCCCGCCTGCACGTGGCGACGCTCGCTCGGCCACGGCGTGGACGGATCCTCGATCGCATCACCGGCATCGGCCAGCGTGACGATCAGGTTCCAACGCACCGGCCCCTGCGCGAGACGCTGCTGGAACTCGTCCGCCAGATAGTCCAGTCCCGCCGTGCGCCGGGCCTGCTCGTCCAGTTCGACGACCGGCGCTTGCGGCTGCCAGCTCCAGCGCACGGCCTGTCGTGTGCCGTCCGCAGCAGTGAACCAGAAGCTGTTGACGCTGTTGAACGTGGTGTTGGCCCAACTGTTCGACCAGGGTGCGGTCTTTGCCCATTGCTGGAACGCGCGTGCGCTGGGGTACTTCGCCAGCACGGCGGCCATCTTTGCCGGGTCGGGCTTGCCCGTGGCCGGCTCGGGCAGCTGTGCGCGGGTCTGTTCGAGGAAGGCCTCCGGCGTAGGGACCGCGAAGAACGGGAAGCTGTTCATCGCCATCCGCCACTCCTGGCCATTCTGGCTGATGAGTTGCAGCGCGATGCTGCGGACGCGGGCCTGCGCATCGGCGCCATGCGGGTCACCGCCGCCGATCGACAGCCGGCCCAGCACCGGGACGCGCGGCTGGGCGAAAACCTCCGCCTTGGACAAGGCGGCCCCCTCGGGCGAACCGGTAAACCAGCCGCTGACGCAGACGCCTTTGCTGTGCGCGCGGCGGAAGCCGGGGTGCGCGGCGCCGGTGGCCTCGATGGTGTCGGTGAACTGCTGCGCGGTAGGCCGATCGCGGCCGATCCAGCCGGCCAGCCAGGCGAAGGCCAGCGCCACGATGCCCAGGATCATCGCGATCAACGCGATCCAGGGCAGCGGCGAATGCGCTCGCGGGCCACGCGGTGTCCCGCCATGGCGGGTAAAGCGGAACAAGGGCATTGGCGGTTCCTGCCTGGCAATAGACTTGCGGGGATAGCGCCATCGTAAACAGAAAAGGGGACGGAGGGGATTAAGTCGCAATCGGCCTGAACGGGCCAATCGCGACTTAATCCCCTCCGTCCCCTTTTTCGGGGTTCAGGCGTAGCGGGTCTTCAGCATGGCCCAGGCCGAGCGCAGGGCGAGGGCTTCGCCGCCGGCCGGGCGGCCGGGGCGTTCGCCGTCGTTCCAGGCGTACACGTCCAGGTGGGCCCAGCGCTGGCCCTCGGCCAGGAAGCGCTCGAGGTACAGCGCGGCGGTGACTGCGCCGCCCATCCGCGAGCCGGCGTTCGCCAGGTCCGCAATGCCGCTGTGCAGGTAACGCAGGTACGGCCGCCACAACGGCATGCGCCAGACCGGATCGCGCGTCTGTTCGCCCGCCTGCAGCCACTGCTGGGCCACGGCATCGTCATTGCTGAAGAGTGCGGGCAGGTCCGGGCCCAGCGCGATGCGCGCCGCGCCGGTCAGGGTGGCGAAGTCCAGCACCAGGTCCGGCTGCTGCTCGCTCGCGTACGTCAGCGCGTCGCCCAGGATCACCCGGCCTTCTGCGTCGGTGTTGTCGATTTCCACGCTCAGCCCCTTGCGGGTGGCGATCACTTCCCCAGGACGGAAGGCATCGGGCCCGATCGCGTTCTCCACCGCTGGCACCAGCAGGGTCAAGCGGACAGGAAGCGCCTGCGCCATCACCAGCCCGGCCAGCGCCAACGCGTGCGCGGCCCCGCCCATGTCCTTCTTCATGTTGCGCATGCCATCGGCCGGCTTGATGTCCAGCCCGCCGGTATCGAAGCACACGCCCTTGCCGACCAGCACCAGCGACGGATCGCTTTCCTTGCCCCAGCGCAGCACGATCAGCCGCGGGGCGCGATGCGATGCACGGCCCACCGCATGGATGGCCGGGAAGTTCTGCTGCAGCAGCGCATCGCCGGTGATCGCTTCGACCTGCGCGCCGTGCGCCTGCGCCATGGTGCGCGCCGCGTCTTCCAGCTGCTGCGGTCCCATGTCTTCGGTAGGGGTGTTGACCCAATCGCGGACCCGCAGGCTGGCGTGCACCAGGGCAACGACTTCCGCCGACGGACTGGCCAGCAGCTGGGCCGGTGCGCGGTTGCGCTTGCGGTAGCGATCGAACCGGTAGCTGCCCAGGCCCCAGCCCAGCTGCAGCAGCTCGTGCTGTGCGGCATCCAGTGAGCTGGCCAGCTGCCACACGCTGCCCTCTGGCAACGCGTGCGGCGCATGGGCGTAGCTGTAGGCATCGGCGGCGTCACCGATGCCGATCACCGCGCCGGCGATGCCCTGCTCACCCGGCAGCAGGGCGACGCTGTGCGCGCTGCCGTTGAAGCCCTGCGCCTGCAGCCATGCCTGCATGGCCGGCGGTTGGCCGGCGTTCCAGTCCTTGAAACCGGCGCGGTCCAGCACATGCAGGGGCAGTGCGTGCTCGGACGCGGCAACGAAACCGACGATATCGCTCATGGGTCAGGAACTCCTGGTGGCGGTGGCGGCGACGTTGGCATCAAGCCAGTCGGCCAGCCCGGTAAGGGTGTCGAACTGCAGGTCAGGCTGCAGCGAAGGGTGGTTCCAGGAAGCGGCCTCGCGGTTGATCCAGCAGCCACGCAGGCCCGCGGAGATGGCACCGGCTACGTCCATGTCGATGTGGTCGCCGACATGCAGCACGTGCTCCGGCGCCACGCCCAGCCGCGCGCAGGCGGCGTGGAAGATGCTGGCCACCGGCTTGGCGGCGCCGTGCTCGCGCGCGCCCAGCTGGAAGGCGAACAGGTGCGATACGCCGATGCGCTCCAGGTCCGCATTGCCATTGCTCAGCGCGGCCACGGGCACTTTCGCGGCGATCCGCTGCAGGGCCTCCAGCGCATCCGGGTAGTACTCCACCTGGTTGCGCGCGGCATGGAACGCTTCGTACGCCGGCTCGACCAGCGCGAGGTCGGCGCCGCTGGCCTGCAGCGCCTGCTGCAGCGTCAGGCGTCGCAGCGCGCTGAGGTCATGGTGCAGGTGGGGGTTGTCGACGTACGCACGCTCGCGCAGCTCACGCATGGCCGCCAGCGGGAACATCGCCGCGGTGGCCGGGCTGTGTTCCTGCATCCAGTCGTGCAGCACGGTGTCGATGCGTGCGCCGATGGGAGCAAAGGGCCACAGGGTGTCGTCGAGATCGAGGGTGATGGCTTGGATGGGAAAGTTCACCCGACCATTCTACGCCCGTCGCAACTGGCTTTCATTCCAGCAGCCGTGACCACCCCTGCATGCCATCCAGCCGCGCCAGCACCAGCTTCACGCACACCAGCAGCGGAACCGCCAGCAACAGGCCGACGAAGCCCCACAACCAGCCGAAGATCATCAGCGCAAGGATCAGCACCAGCGGGGAAATCTTCATCCGCCGGCCCAGCACGATCGGCGTGACCATCTGCCCTTCCAGGGTATGCAGGGCCAGATACGCCGCCGCCGGCAGTACGGCCTCCAGCGGGTCGGGGAACTCGACAAAGCCGACCAGCAGCATCAGCGCTACACCGATCAGCGGCCCCACGTAAGGGGCGAAGTTGAGCAGCGCCGCCGCGGTGCCCCACAGCAGGGCATCCTGCATGTCCAGGCCCAACAGCATCAGCACGCCCGCGAACAGCAGGCCGACCAGGCTGTTGATCACCGAGATGGTGAGCACGTAGCGGGAGACCTCGCGTTCGATGGCGCGCAGGATATCGGTGGTGAAGCGCTGTTGCTGGCGGCTGGGGAACAGGGCGATCGCGTGGCGCTGCAGGTTCTGCCCGTAGATCATGAAAAACAGGGTAAGCAGCACCACCGCCAGCACCGAGGCGAGCAGGCGCGGTGCCTGGGTGATGGCTTTATACGGGTCATCGAGCTGGGTGCGCACCACCTGTACGCGTCGGGTGCCTTCGCCGGCAGCAACGCGGGCGAAATTCTCCGCCGCCTGGTTGGCCTGCTGCACCGGCTTGGTCAGGTTCTGCACCTGGCGTCCGATCTTGCGCAGCTGCTGCGGCGCCTCTTGGGCCCATTCCATCGTCGGTACCACCAACTGCACGGCCAGCGCCGTGGTGGCGCCCAGGCCGAGCACGATCACCAGGATCGCGCCCAGCGGACGCGGCACCCAGATGCGCTGCAGCAGCCGCAGGATCGGATTGCCGACCAGGGCAAAGAACATCGCCAGCAGGATCGGCAGCACGATCGCCTGCGCCGCCCACAGGGTGAACGCCACCGCCAGCGTCGCCAGCACCACGAGGGCAACCGGGGCACGCGGACGGGGGGATGGAGGGGTGGGCGCTGTCTGCGCCGGACCGGTGGTAAGGGACTCGCTCATCGACGCACCGGCAGGGGAAAGTACGTCATTATCCGCCCGCCGCGATCAACGCGGCGGGGTGACCATGTCAACGTTCGGACAATTCCGTGGCGGCCTCTGCGGGACGCGGACCGGTGCCCGCATCACGCTCCTGCGAGACGCCGGTAGTTCCCGTTCGTGGCGTGTTCCGTGCGGCGGCTGCAGCACCCGCTGCCGCACCGGCCGCGGCCGCCGTTGCCGTCGGGTTGACGGCATCGTCTACTTTCTCCGCGGCCGCATCGGCCTGTTCGGCGGCATCGTCAGCGGTGCCGGCGGCATGGGCGGCCATCGCCGAAGCGAAGGCGGCCTGGCCGCTGGCCACGAGATTGGAGACCGAGCCGACCATCTGCAGCCAGCGTGCGCCGCTCACCTTGCCGGGTATCTCCAGCTTGCCGGCGACGAAACCACTGGCCACGCCGGCCACGATGATGCGCAACGGCGACCAGCCACTGCGCCACACCTGGCTGAGCACGCCCCAGTTGTCCTGGGTGTCCACCAACCGCACGGCGACGACCTGTTCGCAGCGCTTCACGCGGCTGCGCAGGGTGCTGAACTTCATGGCTTGCCCTCCGGAATCTTGACGCCCGCATCCGGATCTTCTTCGCTGGGTTCGTCGAACAGACCCAGCTTGGACAACTGGCGGCGCGTGGAATGCATGCCGGTATGGTGGAAGAAGTAAGACACCCGCCATGCGGCGAGCCCGGTGATGACCAGGCTGAGCACCGACGTCATCAGCAATGCATGCAGCCATGACATGCCCCAGCTCTGCAGCAGGGCAATGAAGGTGGCCGCCAGGAACAGCCAAGCGGACGCACCGAATACGATGGCCACGCCGGCCCAGGCCAGCGCCCGACCGAATGCGCTGCGCGCAAGCGCGAAGTCAGCCGATGCCAGGCGGCGCAGCGAACGCAGCGAATGCTTCGCTGCGTCGGCCGTTGCGCGGCTGGCACGGGTGACCTCGCGGATGCTTTCATCCAGCGGCGGGGTGGCCGCTGGATCTGGACCGCGTGCGCTGTCTTCGCTTTCGCTCACGCCGCGGCTTACTTGTCGTTACCGCTGTTGGCGAACTTGGCGATCAGCCAGCCAGCCGCGAAGGCCACGCCGAACGAAGCCAGCGGACGCTCACGGATCAGCTCGGCAGCGCTGTCGACCAGGTCCTTGCCCTTGTCCATCAGCGCATCGACCTGTTCCTTGGCGGCGGCACCGCCGAACTCGGCAGCAGCAAGACCAGACAGGGCGGTGTCAGACAGCTCGGCCTTGACGTTGGCCTTGCCGATACGCAGTTCGTCACCTGCCGCGCCAGCGGCACCCTTGATCGCGCCGCCTGCCGCATTGGCAGCCGACTTCAGGTGGGTGGACGCTTCGCCCAGCTGGTCTTTCAGGTTTTCGGTATTGGTGGGGCTCATGAAAAACTCCTGTTCTGTGGGATTGGCAGCCGCCATCCGGGAAGCGGAATGGCCACGGACGACATGGATACCACCGCCCGGGTATAGGGGGCGTTACGGTAGGGCATGCCGTCAGCGCATGACCAACTGCCCACGGGCATTGCCGCGCACGATGCGCAGCACCAGCTGCGGCGGGCGCTGCTGGAAGTTGGCTTTCCAGCTCGCCAGGTCGGCGAACTCACCGGCGCTGGCCTCGGTGACGATGTCGCCCTTGGCCAAGCCGGAAGCGGCAGCCCGGCTGCCACGCGTGACCTCGTTGACCAGCACCCCGCTGATGCCCGACTGCCGCAGTGACTCGGGCAGGTCGATGAACGTGGCGCCGCCCAGGCGCGGATCGAGGGTGTCGCCGGCGATGGCGCGCGCCTGTTCCTTCAACGTCGCCTTCAACTGCAGGGGTTTGCCATCGCGGCGCAGTTCAAGGGCCATGGTGCTGCCCACCGCCGCCAGCCCTTCGATGTTGTGCAGCGCCTGTGCACTGTCCACCCGCTGTCCGTTGGCGCTGAGCACGACATCACCGGCGCGCACCCCTGCCGCCGCGGCGGCCGATCCAGCCAGCACGCGGCTGACCAGCGCACCACGCGACTCGGACAAGCCCAGCCCCTGCGCCAACTGAGGCGTCAGATTCTGGCTTTCGATACCCAGCGTGCCACGCACCACCACGCCATGTTTGACCAGCTGGTCGACGACGTTGCGTGCCAGGTTGGAGGGGATGGCCAGGCCGAGGCCGATGTTGCCAGCCATGCTGCCCTGCGGATTGAAGCTGGCGGTGTTGATGCCCACCAACTGCCCCTGCAGGTTGACCAGTGCACCACCGGAGTTGCCCGGGTTGATCGATGCATCGGTCTGGATGAAATTCTGGTAACCGAGCCCACGGATGCCGCTGCGGCCCACGGCCGACACGATGCCCGAG from Stenotrophomonas sp. 169 includes the following:
- a CDS encoding AI-2E family transporter; translation: MSESLTTGPAQTAPTPPSPRPRAPVALVVLATLAVAFTLWAAQAIVLPILLAMFFALVGNPILRLLQRIWVPRPLGAILVIVLGLGATTALAVQLVVPTMEWAQEAPQQLRKIGRQVQNLTKPVQQANQAAENFARVAAGEGTRRVQVVRTQLDDPYKAITQAPRLLASVLAVVLLTLFFMIYGQNLQRHAIALFPSRQQQRFTTDILRAIEREVSRYVLTISVINSLVGLLFAGVLMLLGLDMQDALLWGTAAALLNFAPYVGPLIGVALMLLVGFVEFPDPLEAVLPAAAYLALHTLEGQMVTPIVLGRRMKISPLVLILALMIFGWLWGFVGLLLAVPLLVCVKLVLARLDGMQGWSRLLE
- a CDS encoding protein sip-5, encoding MKFSTLRSRVKRCEQVVAVRLVDTQDNWGVLSQVWRSGWSPLRIIVAGVASGFVAGKLEIPGKVSGARWLQMVGSVSNLVASGQAAFASAMAAHAAGTADDAAEQADAAAEKVDDAVNPTATAAAAGAAAGAAAAARNTPRTGTTGVSQERDAGTGPRPAEAATELSER
- a CDS encoding phage holin family protein: MSESEDSARGPDPAATPPLDESIREVTRASRATADAAKHSLRSLRRLASADFALARSAFGRALAWAGVAIVFGASAWLFLAATFIALLQSWGMSWLHALLMTSVLSLVITGLAAWRVSYFFHHTGMHSTRRQLSKLGLFDEPSEEDPDAGVKIPEGKP
- a CDS encoding Do family serine endopeptidase; this translates as MRPIPTLLTLALAAAFGGFVATGINAHLDNRAEAAPAPVSIPTTTALPASVAGQPVPSLAPMLEKVTPAVVSVNTKQVVRVRNPFFDDPFFRRLFPDVPQERINESLGSGVIIDAAEGLVLTNHHVIDNADDVQVTLSDGRTVKAEFLGSDADTDIALIRIPADGLTAISLGNSDQLRVGDFVVAIGNPFGFTQTVTSGIVSAVGRSGIRGLGYQNFIQTDASINPGNSGGALVNLQGQLVGINTASFNPQGSMAGNIGLGLAIPSNLARNVVDQLVKHGVVVRGTLGIESQNLTPQLAQGLGLSESRGALVSRVLAGSAAAAAGVRAGDVVLSANGQRVDSAQALHNIEGLAAVGSTMALELRRDGKPLQLKATLKEQARAIAGDTLDPRLGGATFIDLPESLRQSGISGVLVNEVTRGSRAAASGLAKGDIVTEASAGEFADLASWKANFQQRPPQLVLRIVRGNARGQLVMR